In Mycteria americana isolate JAX WOST 10 ecotype Jacksonville Zoo and Gardens chromosome 5, USCA_MyAme_1.0, whole genome shotgun sequence, one DNA window encodes the following:
- the LOC142409631 gene encoding LOW QUALITY PROTEIN: ubiquitin-conjugating enzyme E2 L5-like (The sequence of the model RefSeq protein was modified relative to this genomic sequence to represent the inferred CDS: inserted 1 base in 1 codon; deleted 1 base in 1 codon) translates to QPPYNAGAFRFELTFSPRHPLAPPRATLRTSIYHPAVDVHGRVCQPLTSAQHWVPTTRAIQVLQDLLLLXDSPDPQRVLRPELARELREQPQLFQRRAEEHTRLHAERRPPDPPGP, encoded by the exons aaCAACCCCCGTACAACGCGGGCGCCTTCCGCTTCGAGCTGACCTTCTCCCCGCGGCACCCGCtggcc cccccccgcgccacgcTCCGCACCAGCATCTACCACCCCGCCGTGGACGTCCACGGCCGCGTCTGCCAGCCCCTCACCTCCGCCCAGCACTGGGTGCCCACCACCCGCGCCATCCAAG tgctgcaggacctgctgctgc ctgacagcccgGACCCCCAGCGGGTGCTGCGGCCGGAGCTGGCCCGGGAGctccgggagcagccccagctttTCCAGCGCCGGGCGGAGGAACACACCCGGCTCCACGCCGAGAGGCGCCCGcccgacccccccggcccctga
- the SMTNL1 gene encoding smoothelin-like protein 1 produces MPQPGTPQPCIRTGGTPSPTLTAGPPVGAPPAGPRGRASPGAAGLRPRPEGAGGRPRASARAQGRSAILEKFGGAATGPAPHLRRAGGAASVKAMLLEWCRARTRGYQHVDVQNFSGSWGSGLAFCALLHSFFPDAFDYGGLEPGARRHNFALAFATAEERAGCAPLLEVEDMVRLPVPDAKCVYTYVQELYRCLVARGLVKTKKR; encoded by the exons ATGCCGCAGCccggcaccccccagccctgcatccgCACGGgtggcacccccagccccacgctcaCGGCCGGCCCACCCGT GGGtgcgccgccggcggggccgcggggccgggcgtcccccggggcggcggggctgaggcCGCGaccggagggggccggggggcggccgcgggcgagTGCGCGGGCCCAGGGCCGCAGCGCCATCCTGGAGAAGTTCGGAGG GGCGGCCACGGGGCCGGCCCCGCACctgaggcgggcggggggcgcggcctCGGTGAAGGCCATGCTGCTGGAGTGGTGCCGCGCCCGGACCCGCGGCTACCAG CACGTGGACGTGCAGAACTTCTcggggagctggggcagcggcCTGGCCTTCTGCGCCCTCCTCCACAGCTTCTTCCCCGACGCCTTCGACTACGGCGGCCTGGAGCCCGGCGCCCGCCGGCACAACTTCGCCCTGGCCTTCGCCACCGCCGA GGAGCGGGCGGGCTGCGCCCCGCTGCTGGAGGTGGAGGACATGGTGCGGCTGCCGGTGCCCGACGCCAAGTGCGTGTACACCTACGTGCAGGAGCTGTACCGCTGCCTGGTGGCCCGGGGGCTGGTGAAGACCAAGAAGCGCTGA